The DNA window CACCGGTTCAATTCCGGTCGAGGGCTTAAGTCGATCTAACGAGATTTATAAAATGCGCGAAAATATTCAGTTTCAATGTACAGAATGTAAACAGATTAATTATTCTAGTACAAAAGATAAAAAGAAAAAACCAGAACGGATTGAACTTAAAAAGTTCTGTCGTTTTTGTCGTCGACATACTTTGCATCGGGAAAAGAAAAAATAACTTAGGCCTGTAGCTCCAATGGCTAGAGCATCGGTCTCCAAAACCGAGTGTTGTAGGTTCGAGTCCTACCAGGCCTGCGGAAAAAAAATAATAAAATGTTTGGAAAGATTAAAAAATTTTTTTCAGAAGTAGTAGTAGAACTTAAGAAAGTCAATTGGCCAACACGTGCTGAATTGATTGAAGCGACATGGATTGTTCTTGTTAGCACATTTTTCTTAGGGTTGTTTATTGGCACTTCCGATTTTATCCTTTCTAGACTATTAGGATTAATAATTAAATAATACTATGAAGTGGTACGTTGTCCATACACAAACAGGTTGTGAAGAGCGCGCAAAAGCCGGTCTAGATAAAAGAATGGCAACGACTAGTTTGAAGCAGTATGTTAAGGAAGTGGTTGTTCCTACAGAACAAGTTTCTGAAGTGCGTCGCGGAAAGAAATGTATATCAGCTCGAAAGTTTTTTCCTGGTTATATTTTGATTAATATGGAAATGAACAATGAAAGCTGGTATTTAGTTAAGACTACTCCAGGAATTGCTGGATTTATTGGTCCAGGCAAGAAGCCAGCGGCTCTTTCAGAAAAGGAAGTTGAAAATATTTTAAAGAAAACTGAAGAGACCGAAGCGAAGCCAAGCCCAAAAACTATTTTTGAGATTGGTGAGCCGATTCAGATTACCGAAGGGCCTTTTGCAAGTTTTAATGGCGTGGTTATGGAGATTCATCCGGATCGCGGAAAATTAAAAGTGAGTGTATCGATTTTTGGTCGATCAACACTCGTTGAACTAGAATATTGGCAAGTCGAGAAGGTGTAATATGGCAAAAGAAGTAGTTGCGCAAATAAAACTTTATGTTCCTGCGGGTCAAGCAAATCCTGCGCCACCTGTTGGTCCTGCACTAGGTCAGCATGGTGTTAATATCATGATGTTTTGCAAGCAGTTTAATGAAAAAACAAAAGGCAGAGAAGGTCTTATTTTGCCGGCTATCATTAAAGTTTACAAAGACAAATCTTTTGATTTTATTCTTAAAACTCCACCGAGTTCAGTTCTTATTAAAAAAGCAGCAAATTTGGCAAAAGCTTCTGGTTTAGCTGGAAAAGAAAAAATTGGAACAATTACTATAAAACAAGTTCAAGAAATTGCTAAACAAAAAATGGAAGATCTAAATACCATTGACATTGATAAGGCTGTTGAAATTATTCAAGGAACAGCTAGAAGTATGGGAATTGAGGTTTCTGATGGTTAAAGCAAGTAAACGGATGACAAAAGCTGTCGAGAAAATTGAAAAAGGGAAAATTTATACTCTTAAAGAAGGAGTTGAATTTCTTTTGGATGCTCCAAGAGTCAAATTTGATGAAACAGTTGAGTTGCATATTCGGCTAAATATTGACCCAAAGAGCTCAGAGCAAATTGTGAGAGGCACAGCTGTTTTGCCGCATGGAACAGGGAAGAAAGTAAGGATTGCTGTTTTTTGTAAGGGAGATCAGGCCTTGAAAGCTAAGGAGCTTGGCGTTGATTATGTCGGTGCTGAGGATTTGATTGATAATGTGCTTAAAGGACTTTTGGATTTTGATTGTGTTATTGCAACCCCAGATATTATGAGAGATTTGAGCAAGCTTGGGAAGGTTTTAGGGCCTCGGGGTTTGATGCCAAGTCCTAAGTCGGGTACAGTAACAATAGATATAGAGAAGGCTGTTAATGAAGTAAGGGCAGGAAAGGTTGAATTTAAGTCTGATAAGCAAGCTGGCGTTCATGTTGGTGTTGGCAAGTGTTCATTTTCTGCAGATAAAATTTTGGAGAACGTAAAATATTTGCTTGATGCAATTAATCATGCAAAACCTCAAACTGTTAAGGTCGATTTAATTAAAAGTGTTGCTTTGTCAACAACCATGGGTCCAGGGGTAAGGGTGTCATTATGATGAAAGTTGGACGTTTAATCAGAGAAAGTGTTAATAGCCGAATTTCAAAAAGTGTTCAAGAGCGCCAAAATACTTTTTTGATCAGCTATTCTAAAGTTTCTTCTTTTGAAATGAGTGAATTTAGGAAGGCGTTAATTCAAGTCGGTGCGGAAATTTATGTATCAAAAAACCGTATTGCTCAAAGAGCATTAAAAGATTTAGATATTTCCGAATTAAGCGAAAAGATTAAAGATCAGATCGCTTTTGTTTGGAGCGACAAGGATTCTGTCGAAGTAGCAAAAGTTTTAGTCAAGTTCGCCAATGATTTTGAGGGTCTCAATGTTCAAGGCGGTATTTTAGAAGGCAGGGCTATTGCTGAATCCGAAGTTCAACGACTATCAGATCTTCCAAGTCGCGAAGCATTGTTGACGATGTTGGCTCAAACAATGCAAGCTCCATTGGTAAGGTTAGCAGGTGCTTTGATAGGAAAGACGAGAGACTTATTATCAATACTAAAGCAATTAAGCGAAAAAGCAGGAGGAAAGTAAAATGTCAGAAAATACAGTAGAAGAAAAGGTTGACCAACAACCAGCAGCAGAAGAGAAAAAAGAGAGCAAGGCGATTTCACCGAAACTAGAAGAAGTGATTAAGACAGTCGAAGGTTTAACTGCTCTTGAACTTTCTGATTTAGTTAAAGCTCTTGAACACAAGTTTGGTATTTCAGCCGCAGCCCCTATGATGGCTGCCCCGATGATGGCTGGTGCTGCGGGTGGCGCAACTGCTGCCGCAGAAGAAAAAACATCTTTTGATGTTGTTTTAAAAGAAATTGGTGCTAATAAGATTTCAGTAATTAAAGAAGTCAGAGCCGCAACAAACCTAGGTTTAAAGGAAGCAAAAGATTTAGTCGAATCTGCTCCAGCAACCGTTAAAGAAGGCGTTACAAAAGAAGAGGCAGACGAATTAAAGAAGAAATTAGCTGATGCCGGCGCTGTTGTTGAAATTAAATAAAAAAGCTCAGAACTTCAACCAAGAAAAGAAAATATGAAAAAAAGAGAAATTAGAGATTTCAGCAAATATAAAGATAGCTTTCAACTTCCTAATTTGCTTGATATCCAGGTTGTGGCTTATGAAAAGTTTTTGCAAAGATACTTGAGTCCTGAAGAAAGGGACAATCGTGGTCTTGAAGAAGCTTTTAGAGAGGCCTTTCCTTTCGAGAGCTATGATGGTCAAGTTCGCCTGGAATATGTTAGCTATCATTTAGGAAAAGAAAAATATTCTTCTCGCGAATGTCAGCGACGAGGAATGACTTATTCTGCGCCTCTAAAGGTTAAGCTTAGACTGATCACTCCTGCTGAAGTTAAAGAGCAAGAAGTTTATTTTGGTGATTTTCCCCTGATTACAGAAACGGGGACTTTCATTATTAACGGAGATGAGCGTGTTGCTGTTTCTCAAATTCAAAGACCACCAGGAGTTTCGTTCGAGCAAGAAATGCATCCAACAGGAAAAAGTATTTATCAAGGACGTATTATTCCTTCTCGCGGAGCTTGGTTTGAGATTAAGTATGATTTAAATGATGTCCTGTTGGCTTACATTGATCGTCGAAGGAGTTTTCCTGCAACTCAAATTCTGCGCATTATGGGGCTTTCAACAGAAGAAGAGATGAAAAAGGTTTTTGGTGATGATTTAGGAAAATTAGCTAATACTCTAGAGAAAGACCATACAACAACAAAAGAAGAAGCGCTTCTTGATTTTTATCGCAAAATGCGACCAACGGAGCCAGCAACCATTGAGGTCGCCGATAGTTTATTTTTTAGATTATTTTTTGAGCCAAAACGATATGAGTTAAGCAAGGTTGGACGTTATATTATCAATCGTAAGCTTGGTATGAATGTAGATTTAGATAATCGTATTCTTGACTTGGCAACGGTTGCTGAAGTTATTAAATATTTGTTTAAATTAAGAGATGGCCATGGCGAAACAGACGATATCGACCATTTGGGTAATCGACGCATCAAAACCGTTGGAGAGCTTGTCCAAAATCAAGTGCGTATTGGACTTTCTAGGATCGAGAGATCAATTAAAGAACGTCTTGTTGTTATGAATACGTTTGAGAATTTAACGGCGCATCATTTAATTAATTCTCGATTATTTTCAAGCCAAGTTCAAGATTTCTTTGGTCGTAGTCAGTTATCTCAGTTTTTAGACCAAGGAAATCCTTTAGCTGAGACAACGCATAAAAGACGTGTGAGTGCTCTAGGTCCTGGCGGTTTGTCTCGTGAACGAGCTGGTTTTGAAGTTCGTGATGTTCATCCGACTCATTATGGGCGTCTTTGTCCGATTGAAACGCCTGAAGGTCCGAACATCGGACTTATTGCATCTTTGGCAACATGTGCTTGTGTTAACGATTTAGGATTCATTGAGACGCCATATCGTAAAGTTATTGATGGACGCGTAACAAGCAAGATTGAATATTTAACAGCGGATATTGATCAGACAAAATATATTGCACAGGCAAACACTTTGCTCGATAAAAGCGGTAATTTTTTAGAAGAAAGTGTTTCTTGTCGTTATCGTGCAGATTTTCCGTTTGTGCATCCGAGTAAAGTTGAGTATATGGATGTTTCGCCTAAGCAGTTAGTTTCTGCAGCAACATCGCTTATTCCATTTTTGGAGCATGACGACGCAAACAGAGCTTTAATGGGATCAAATATGCAGCGTCAGGCTGTTCCTTTAATGGACACAGAAGTTCCTTATGTTGGTACGGGAATGGAGGAAACAATTGCTAGAGATTCTGGAACTGTTGTCATAGCAAAAGAATCTGGAAAAGTTGTCAAGGTTGATGCAAGAGAAATTGTTGTGGGAAATAAAACATACGATTTAAAAAACTTTGTTCGATCTAATTCTAACACATGTACTCATAATAAGCCTCTTGTCAAGGCTGGGGATCACGTTCAGGAAGGCCAGGTGATTGCCGATGGGATGGCTACAAAAAACGGTAAGCTTTCTTTAGGGCGAAATATTTTAGTTGCTTTTATGTCGTGGAGAGGATACAACTTTGAAGATGCGATTATTTTAAGTCAGAAATTAGTCAAAGAAGATAAGTATACCTCGATTCATATAGAGAAATTTGAAGTAGAGTCCAGGGAAACACGTCTTGGAAATGAAGAAATCACGCGAGATATTCCAAATGTTGGTGAAGAAGCGCTTAAAGATTTAACAGAAGATGGTATTGTTCGTATTGGTGCGGAAGTAAAGGCCAGCGATATTCTTGTTGGAAAAGTAACACCAAAGAGCGAAAAAGAGCTTTCTCCAGAAGAGCGACTATTGCGTGCTATTTTTGGTGAGAAGGCTGCTGATATTAAGGATTCATCTTTAACGCTTCCTCCAGGAGAAGAAGGCGTTGTTGTGAACGTTGAAGTTTTTCAACGTAATGAGCGAGGAAGAAAGTCAAAAGAAGATAAAAAGAAAGAAATGATTGCTGTTGAAAAGGTTAAAAATTATTACAAACAGGAGCTTAAGTTTTTAGAAGAAGAAAAAGAAAAGAAGCTTTGTAAGATTTTTGGCATAGATAAAAAGAAGTTAGAAAAAATGAATCTTCGTGAAATCAAAAAAGACGAAGAAGCAGTGGATGCCTTAAGATTTTTTGCGGATCGGTCAGAGGAATTGGCTGAAGAGCAAGAGCATGAGATTGAGAAAGTTAAACGTGGCGATGAACTTCCAGCTGGCGTTCTAAAGAAAGTTGTGGTTTACGTTGCAACAAAACGTAAAGTTTCTGAGGGAGACAAGATGGCTGGGCGACATGGAAACAAAGGTGTTGTGGCTCGTATTTTACCAGAAGAAGATATGCCTTTCTTGGAAGATGGAACGCCAATTGAAATCATCCTTAATCCGTTAGGTGTTCCGTCTCGAATGAATGTTGGACAGCTTTTGGAAACGCATTTAGGTTGGGCTGCACATGCTTTAGGCCTTGAGTGTCAAACCCCTGTTTTTAATGGCGCAACTGAACAAGAAATTCGTGCTCTTTTAAAAGAAGCAAATTTGCCAGAAGATGGAAAAACCACTGTTTTTGATGGTCACACAGGTCTTCCGTTTGATCAAAAAATAACAATTGGTTACATCTATATGCTTAAACTTATTCATCTTGTTGATGAAAAAATTCATGCACGTTCTATTGGGCCCTATTCACTCGTTACGCAACAGCCGTTAGGTGGAAAAGCTCATTTTGGTGGACAGCGTTTCGGAGAAATGGAAGTTTGGGCTTTGGAGGCATATGGAGCGGCGTATACATTGCAAGAAATGCTTACGGTTAAGAGTGATGATGTTGCTGGACGTAGCCGTATTTATGAAGCTATTGTTAAAGGCGAGCAGAAATTAACTCCAGGAACTCCAGAATCATTTAATGTTCTTATGAAAGAATTGCAAGGGTTATGTTTGGATATTCGAATGGAAAATTCACAAGCGGAGTCTCAAGAGCGAAAAAAAGGAAAATAGATTATTATGAATGAAGAAAAAATTTACGATAGCATTAGCATCAAATTAGCTTCTCCAGAGGTGATCATGTCATGGTCTAATGGAGAAATTAAGAAAGCTGAAACGCTAAACTATCGAACGCTTAAGCCTGAAAAAGATGGTCTTTTTTGTGAGAAAATTTTTGGACCCGTTCGTGATTGGGAGTGTAATTGCGGCAAGTATAAAGGGATTAAGTTTAAAGGAATCGTTTGTGATCGCTGTGGAGTCCTTGTTACGCGTTCGTCTGTTAGGCGAGAACGCATGGGACATATTGAGCTTGCTTGTCCAGTGACCCATATTTGGTTTTATAAAGCTGTTCCTAGTCGCTTGTCTGCTTTGCTTCAAATAACACTTAAGGATTTAGAAAAAATTATTTATTACGAAGAATATGTTGTTGTTGATCAGGGTGATACACAATTAAAGTATAAGCAATTTTTATCAGAAGATAAATATCAAGAATGTTTATCAAAATATGGTGATTCGTTTAAGGCAAAGATTGGGGCGGAAGCTATTCTTGATCTTCTTCAGCAGGTCGATTTAGGTGTTTTATGTAAACAGCTTCGAAAAGATTTAGATAAAGCAAATCCAGCAGGAACAAACGCAAAGAAACTAGCAAAAACGCTTAAGACTGCGGAAGACTTTAAGAAATCAGGCAATGATGTTGGGTGGATGGTTTTGAAGACTTTGCCAGTTATTCCACCAGATTTACGCCCCTTGGTTCCTTTGGAAGGCGGACGATTTGCAACTTCTGATTTAAACGATCTATATCGACGTGTTATCAATAGAAATAATCGATTAAAGAAATTAATTAATTTAAACGCTCCTGAAATTATTATTCGAAATGAAAAACGTATGCTTCAGGAATCTGTCGATGCTCTTTTGGATAATGGTCGTCATGGACGTCCAGTCTTGGGATCAAACAACCGTCCTTTAAAATCGCTATCCGATATGTTAAAGGGAAAGCAAGGACGATTCCGTATGAATCTTTTAGGTAAGCGTGTTGATTATTCAGGACGATCTGTTATTGTCGTTGGTCCAGAGCTTAAGTTGCACCAATGTGGACTGCCAAAGAAAATGGCACTAGAATTGTTTGAGCCTTTTATTATCCGTAAACTTCGTGAAAGAGGTTTTGTCCACACAATCAAAGGTGCCAAGAGAATGGTTGAGCGTGCAAAAAACGAAGTTTGGGATATTCTAGACGAGGTTATTCAGGATCACCCTGTTATGCTTAATCGTGCTCCAACGCTTCATCGTTTGAGCATTCAAGCATTTCAGCCGATTTTAGTTGAAGGAAAGGCTATACAGCTTCATCCTCTGGTTTGCGCTGCTTTTAATGCAGATTTCGACGGAGACCAGATGGCTGTTCATGTTCCTCTATCGTTGGAAGCGCAAATGGAATGTCGATTAGAACTTCTGTCGATTAATAATGTTTTTTCGCCAGCAGATGGAAGGCCGTTGCTTTCTCCGACACAAGATATTATTTTAGGGCTTTATTATCTAACAAAGGACAAGATAAAAGGTCTCGGCGAAGGAAAACTTTTTGCTTCAAGAGAAGAGGCTATCATTGCGTATCACGATGGCCTTATTGGGCTGCATTCTCGTATTAAATTAAGATTGAAAGATGAAAAGGTCTGGGGCGAAGAAAGGCCATCGTTGGTTATTCCAGAGCAGCAGCCATCAGGAGAAATTGAAAAGAAAGAACCTAGCAAGAGTATTGTTATTGAGACGACAATAGGACGTATTATTTTTAATAATTTATTACCGAAAGATTTTGGATTTGTCAACGACACGATGGCGAAAAAGAAAGTAGGAGCTGTTATTTCTGATTGTTACAAACGATTTGCTCAGAATTCAACGGTTGTTCTTTTGGATGACTTAAAGGATCTTGGTTTTCGTTCAGCGACAAATGCTGGTATTTCGATCAGTATTTCGGATATGACGATTCCTGAGGAAAAAAAGGTATTAGTAAAGAATTCAAAACAAGAGGTTGCAAAAGTTGAAGATCAGCATCGAAAAGGTATTATTACAGCCCGCGAGAGATATAATAAAATTATTGATATTTGGACGCATACAACGGAATCAATCTCAGATTTAGTTTTTAAAGGAATGGATCCATTTAATCCTGTTTTTATTATGGCTGATTCTGGTGCCCGTGGATCGCGCTTGCAGATTCGTCAGCTTTCTGGTATGCGTGGGTTGATGGCAAAACCGTCAGGAGAAATTATTGAGAATCCTATTATTGCTAGTTTTCGAGAGGGATTAACGGTTTTAGAATATTTTATTTCGACACATGGTGCTCGAAAAGGTTTGGCAGATACCGCTCTTAAGACGGCAGATGCTGGTTATTTAACGCGACGTTTAGTTGATGTTGCGCAAGAAATTGTTGTTACCGAGGAAGATTGTGGAACAGTCAACGGTATTACGGTTTCGGCGATTATTGAAGGGGATGAAGTTGTTGTTAGTTTAAGAGAACGCATTGTTGGACGTGTTGCTTTAGATAATATTGTTGATATTGTGACAGATCAGCTTGTTGTTGAAGCGGGTCAAGAAATCACGGAAGAAAAAGCAGAGATTATTGAGCAGCTTGGTATCGAGAAAGTCCGTATTCGCAGCGTTTTAACTTGTGAATCAGAGAGAGGTGTTTGTATTCGTTGTTATGGACGTAACTTAGCGACACAAAGGTTAGTTGAAATCGGGGAAGCTGTTGGACCGATTGCGGCACAAAGTATTGGTGAACCTGGAACACAGCTAACTATGAGAACGTTTCATATTGGTGGTACGGCAAGCCGATCGGTTGAGCAGTCGTTCATTCGCTCTAAGAATGCTGGTGTTGTTCATTATCATAAGCTTCGAGTTGTTCAAAAAGGTGATGAATATGTTGTTCTAAATCGAAATGGTACGATTACTGTTAATGATGAATTTGGTCGTGAATTTGAACGATATCCGCTTTTGCAGGGATCAACAATTAAATTCTCCGACGGAACAGAGATCAAAAAAGGTGTTATTTTCGCTAGCTGGGATCCCTATACGATTCCAATTATTTCAGAAGTCCAAGGCATTGTTAATTTTGAAGACATCAAAGAAAACGTAACTATTCAAGAAGAGCTAAATCCGATTATAGGTGTTACTGAACGTGTTGTTGTTGAGCATAAGCAAGAGTATCATCCGCAAATCATTGTTACAGATTTAAAAAAAGAAGTGCTTGGAATTTATTCCATTCCAGTTGGAGCCCATATTCTTGTTCGAGATAAGAAAGAAGTTGGTGCTGGTGAGCTTTTGGCAAAGATTCCTCGTGCATCTGGAAAGACACGCGATATCACCGGCGGCCTTCCTCGTGTTGCTGAGCTTTTTGAGGCACGACGTCCAAAAGATCCAGCGGTTATTAGTGAAATTGATGGGTTTATTGAGTTTGGTGAAGATCGAAAAGGATCGCGAAAGATTATTGTTCGAAGTCAAACTGGAATGAGCAAAGAATATGTTATTCCACACGGAAAGCATCCTAATGTTTATAAGGGGGATCGTGTTTTTGCTGGTCAACAGTTAACTGAAGGACCAGTCGTTCCGCATGATATTTTGAGAGTTTCTGGAGACAAGGTTTTGCAGGAATATCTCTTAAACGAAGTTCAAGAAGTTTATCGCTTACAAGGTGTTAACATTAGTGATAAGCATATTGAATTGATTATTGGACAGATGCTTAAGAAGGTTAAAATTGAAGAATCAGGCGACACAGAATTTCTTATTGGACAACAAGTTGATCGTGTTGCATTTAAAAAATCTAATGAAGCTGTATTAAAGAAAAAAGGTAAGCCTGCTTCTGCAACACCGCTTCTTTTAGGTATCACAAAGGTCTCTTTGTCGACGGAGAGTTTTATTTCTTCTGCAAGTTTTCAGGAGACGACAAGAGTCTTGACAGACGCAGCAACTTCTGGTAAAGTGGACTATTTACGAGGCCTCAAAGAGAACGTTATCGTG is part of the Candidatus Omnitrophota bacterium genome and encodes:
- the rpoC gene encoding DNA-directed RNA polymerase subunit beta', producing the protein MNEEKIYDSISIKLASPEVIMSWSNGEIKKAETLNYRTLKPEKDGLFCEKIFGPVRDWECNCGKYKGIKFKGIVCDRCGVLVTRSSVRRERMGHIELACPVTHIWFYKAVPSRLSALLQITLKDLEKIIYYEEYVVVDQGDTQLKYKQFLSEDKYQECLSKYGDSFKAKIGAEAILDLLQQVDLGVLCKQLRKDLDKANPAGTNAKKLAKTLKTAEDFKKSGNDVGWMVLKTLPVIPPDLRPLVPLEGGRFATSDLNDLYRRVINRNNRLKKLINLNAPEIIIRNEKRMLQESVDALLDNGRHGRPVLGSNNRPLKSLSDMLKGKQGRFRMNLLGKRVDYSGRSVIVVGPELKLHQCGLPKKMALELFEPFIIRKLRERGFVHTIKGAKRMVERAKNEVWDILDEVIQDHPVMLNRAPTLHRLSIQAFQPILVEGKAIQLHPLVCAAFNADFDGDQMAVHVPLSLEAQMECRLELLSINNVFSPADGRPLLSPTQDIILGLYYLTKDKIKGLGEGKLFASREEAIIAYHDGLIGLHSRIKLRLKDEKVWGEERPSLVIPEQQPSGEIEKKEPSKSIVIETTIGRIIFNNLLPKDFGFVNDTMAKKKVGAVISDCYKRFAQNSTVVLLDDLKDLGFRSATNAGISISISDMTIPEEKKVLVKNSKQEVAKVEDQHRKGIITARERYNKIIDIWTHTTESISDLVFKGMDPFNPVFIMADSGARGSRLQIRQLSGMRGLMAKPSGEIIENPIIASFREGLTVLEYFISTHGARKGLADTALKTADAGYLTRRLVDVAQEIVVTEEDCGTVNGITVSAIIEGDEVVVSLRERIVGRVALDNIVDIVTDQLVVEAGQEITEEKAEIIEQLGIEKVRIRSVLTCESERGVCIRCYGRNLATQRLVEIGEAVGPIAAQSIGEPGTQLTMRTFHIGGTASRSVEQSFIRSKNAGVVHYHKLRVVQKGDEYVVLNRNGTITVNDEFGREFERYPLLQGSTIKFSDGTEIKKGVIFASWDPYTIPIISEVQGIVNFEDIKENVTIQEELNPIIGVTERVVVEHKQEYHPQIIVTDLKKEVLGIYSIPVGAHILVRDKKEVGAGELLAKIPRASGKTRDITGGLPRVAELFEARRPKDPAVISEIDGFIEFGEDRKGSRKIIVRSQTGMSKEYVIPHGKHPNVYKGDRVFAGQQLTEGPVVPHDILRVSGDKVLQEYLLNEVQEVYRLQGVNISDKHIELIIGQMLKKVKIEESGDTEFLIGQQVDRVAFKKSNEAVLKKKGKPASATPLLLGITKVSLSTESFISSASFQETTRVLTDAATSGKVDYLRGLKENVIVGHLIPAGTGFKTYHNIEMVKYADNNTVDQEKKNAEKQEG
- the nusG gene encoding transcription termination/antitermination protein NusG, which codes for MKWYVVHTQTGCEERAKAGLDKRMATTSLKQYVKEVVVPTEQVSEVRRGKKCISARKFFPGYILINMEMNNESWYLVKTTPGIAGFIGPGKKPAALSEKEVENILKKTEETEAKPSPKTIFEIGEPIQITEGPFASFNGVVMEIHPDRGKLKVSVSIFGRSTLVELEYWQVEKV
- the secE gene encoding preprotein translocase subunit SecE translates to MFGKIKKFFSEVVVELKKVNWPTRAELIEATWIVLVSTFFLGLFIGTSDFILSRLLGLIIK
- the rplA gene encoding 50S ribosomal protein L1, translating into MVKASKRMTKAVEKIEKGKIYTLKEGVEFLLDAPRVKFDETVELHIRLNIDPKSSEQIVRGTAVLPHGTGKKVRIAVFCKGDQALKAKELGVDYVGAEDLIDNVLKGLLDFDCVIATPDIMRDLSKLGKVLGPRGLMPSPKSGTVTIDIEKAVNEVRAGKVEFKSDKQAGVHVGVGKCSFSADKILENVKYLLDAINHAKPQTVKVDLIKSVALSTTMGPGVRVSL
- the rplK gene encoding 50S ribosomal protein L11, giving the protein MAKEVVAQIKLYVPAGQANPAPPVGPALGQHGVNIMMFCKQFNEKTKGREGLILPAIIKVYKDKSFDFILKTPPSSVLIKKAANLAKASGLAGKEKIGTITIKQVQEIAKQKMEDLNTIDIDKAVEIIQGTARSMGIEVSDG
- the rplJ gene encoding 50S ribosomal protein L10, producing MMKVGRLIRESVNSRISKSVQERQNTFLISYSKVSSFEMSEFRKALIQVGAEIYVSKNRIAQRALKDLDISELSEKIKDQIAFVWSDKDSVEVAKVLVKFANDFEGLNVQGGILEGRAIAESEVQRLSDLPSREALLTMLAQTMQAPLVRLAGALIGKTRDLLSILKQLSEKAGGK
- the rpmG gene encoding 50S ribosomal protein L33, whose protein sequence is MRENIQFQCTECKQINYSSTKDKKKKPERIELKKFCRFCRRHTLHREKKK
- the rplL gene encoding 50S ribosomal protein L7/L12, which codes for MSPKLEEVIKTVEGLTALELSDLVKALEHKFGISAAAPMMAAPMMAGAAGGATAAAEEKTSFDVVLKEIGANKISVIKEVRAATNLGLKEAKDLVESAPATVKEGVTKEEADELKKKLADAGAVVEIK
- the rpoB gene encoding DNA-directed RNA polymerase subunit beta, with product MKKREIRDFSKYKDSFQLPNLLDIQVVAYEKFLQRYLSPEERDNRGLEEAFREAFPFESYDGQVRLEYVSYHLGKEKYSSRECQRRGMTYSAPLKVKLRLITPAEVKEQEVYFGDFPLITETGTFIINGDERVAVSQIQRPPGVSFEQEMHPTGKSIYQGRIIPSRGAWFEIKYDLNDVLLAYIDRRRSFPATQILRIMGLSTEEEMKKVFGDDLGKLANTLEKDHTTTKEEALLDFYRKMRPTEPATIEVADSLFFRLFFEPKRYELSKVGRYIINRKLGMNVDLDNRILDLATVAEVIKYLFKLRDGHGETDDIDHLGNRRIKTVGELVQNQVRIGLSRIERSIKERLVVMNTFENLTAHHLINSRLFSSQVQDFFGRSQLSQFLDQGNPLAETTHKRRVSALGPGGLSRERAGFEVRDVHPTHYGRLCPIETPEGPNIGLIASLATCACVNDLGFIETPYRKVIDGRVTSKIEYLTADIDQTKYIAQANTLLDKSGNFLEESVSCRYRADFPFVHPSKVEYMDVSPKQLVSAATSLIPFLEHDDANRALMGSNMQRQAVPLMDTEVPYVGTGMEETIARDSGTVVIAKESGKVVKVDAREIVVGNKTYDLKNFVRSNSNTCTHNKPLVKAGDHVQEGQVIADGMATKNGKLSLGRNILVAFMSWRGYNFEDAIILSQKLVKEDKYTSIHIEKFEVESRETRLGNEEITRDIPNVGEEALKDLTEDGIVRIGAEVKASDILVGKVTPKSEKELSPEERLLRAIFGEKAADIKDSSLTLPPGEEGVVVNVEVFQRNERGRKSKEDKKKEMIAVEKVKNYYKQELKFLEEEKEKKLCKIFGIDKKKLEKMNLREIKKDEEAVDALRFFADRSEELAEEQEHEIEKVKRGDELPAGVLKKVVVYVATKRKVSEGDKMAGRHGNKGVVARILPEEDMPFLEDGTPIEIILNPLGVPSRMNVGQLLETHLGWAAHALGLECQTPVFNGATEQEIRALLKEANLPEDGKTTVFDGHTGLPFDQKITIGYIYMLKLIHLVDEKIHARSIGPYSLVTQQPLGGKAHFGGQRFGEMEVWALEAYGAAYTLQEMLTVKSDDVAGRSRIYEAIVKGEQKLTPGTPESFNVLMKELQGLCLDIRMENSQAESQERKKGK